The DNA segment ACAGGGCCACATGCTTGAGGCTTAGTTTCCCGTCCTTTGCATCAATGCCCTTCGGCCAGCTGAATCCTCCTTTTTCCAAACGCTTGGCCAAAACCCACAGCCCGTTTCCATCCCACAAGAGGATCTTCAAACGGTTGCGCCGCTTGTTGCAAAAAACAAACAAACCGCCCTCGACCGGATTTTCCTTCAGCCGCTCAGTCGCTACACTGTAAAGTCCATTGAAGCTCTTGCGCATGTCCACCGGCTCCACCGCCAGAAATATTTTTACGGATCCGGGAAAACTCAGCATCCTTTCAACTCCCGTATCAAAGTGATTGTTTCCCAGGATGTCAGCTTGCTTCTGAGCTCACACTGAATTCCGTTGGGCAAACGAATGTTCATGCTCAAAGATTCAGCCGACGCTTTCCCCTCAACTACCAGCTCAACCAGAC comes from the Verrucomicrobiota bacterium genome and includes:
- the tnpB gene encoding IS66 family insertion sequence element accessory protein TnpB (TnpB, as the term is used for proteins encoded by IS66 family insertion elements, is considered an accessory protein, since TnpC, encoded by a neighboring gene, is a DDE family transposase.); amino-acid sequence: MLSFPGSVKIFLAVEPVDMRKSFNGLYSVATERLKENPVEGGLFVFCNKRRNRLKILLWDGNGLWVLAKRLEKGGFSWPKGIDAKDGKLSLKHVALSMLIDGIDLRDGMQKVWYER